A single window of Anopheles moucheti chromosome 2, idAnoMoucSN_F20_07, whole genome shotgun sequence DNA harbors:
- the LOC128298413 gene encoding piercer of microtubule wall 1 protein: protein MWWEMDGENQKISEQALNTADIYKGLSLPKRIDSPYQFTGYGSQQDGRNPIYRTSNADYGYYPPCPHTVPHKYFPKSHKFTGHLYQCGMFRNYSLNTAVDRPYCKFNE, encoded by the exons ATGTGGTGGGAAATGGATGGTGAAAACCAAAAGATTAGCGAGCAGGCGCTCAATACGGCGGATATTTACAAGGGGCTTTCCCTGCCGAAACGTATCGATAGTCCTT ATCAATTCACGGGATATGGGTCGCAACAGGATGGACGGAACCCCATATATCGTACCTCGAATGCTGACTACGGCTACTATCCACCATGTCCACATACCGTACCGCACAA ATACTTTCCAAAATCCCACAAATTCACCGGCCATCTCTACCAGTGCGGCATGTTTCGAAACTACTCGCTTAATACCGCCGTGGATCGTCCGTATTGCAAATTTAACGAATAA